GTTGTATATTATCCGGAGCCTGTTTATATGTATCGTCTGGCACAGGAAACACAAAGCGTGAGCATCCGGGGATATCAAAGACATATACAAGATCATATCCGTGTGATTTTTCATCTGAGCCAATTTTTTGAGGAATACCGGGAAAATGCAGGAAATTCAGAAAAAACGGCGTATATTGCCAGACGGATCGCACAGATGATCGGAGATCAGGTTACCATTTTTTTGAGCTTTCCGGAGGAAAATACGGAGACACAGAAACAGTTTCTGGAGTTTGACAGACAATTGAGGAAAACGAGCAAAACGATCTATGAGCTGTCCGGAAGAGAAAGTGGGACACTTCGCCTTTTGAGAAGAACCGGATTCAGGGGGTATCGGCTCATCCGGAAACTGGCAAGAAAGAGAAACAATATGGAGGAATAAATGAAGATACATTCTGTCAAATACAATTTTATCATGAATGCGATTCTGACAGTGGCGGGAATCATCTTTCCGCTGATCACATTTCCTTATATTTCCAGAGTGCTTCTGGTAGAAGGAAGTGGAAAAGTAGCATTTGCGACATCTGTGGTCACATATTTTACAATGTTTGCCTCCTTGGGAATCCCGACATATGGGGTTCGGGCATGTGCGATTGTAAGAGACAACAAAGAAAAACTCTCCAAGACCGTTCAGGAACTGTTGATCATCAGTGGAGGAACAACACTTCTGACGTACATTGTGTTTGGAATTTCCCTGTTTGTTATACCGGAGTTTGCACAGGAGCGAACACTGCTTCTGATCGTTGGACTTGGGATCGGACTGAACACCATAGGAGTGCAGTGGCTGTATAATGCACTGGAACAGTATTCTTACATTACAACCTGTTCAATCTTATTTAAAGTGATCGGGATGATCCTGATGTTTTTACTGGTGAAAGAGAGCTCAGACTATCAGATTTACGGAGGCGTATATGTCATCGCATCCTTTGGATCTTATGTGCTGAACTTTATCTGTCTTAGAAAGTTTGTGACATTTCAGAAGACTGGTACCTATCAGTTCAAACAACATTTGAAGCACATCATGGTATTTTTTGCCATGTCAGCCGGTGCAAGTATTTACCTGAATCTGGATGTTGTGATGTTGCGTTTTTTGCAGAGCAATGAAGCGGTAGGATATTATAATGCAGGAATTAAGGTAAAGACAGTCCTGGTGACATGTGTGACATCGCTTGGAACCGTGCTGCTGCCAAGATTATCCTATTATATTGAGACAGCGGACAAAAAAGCGTTTCAGCTGATGGTGGGAAAGGCATTTCGGTTTGTATTTGTTGCTGCAAGTGCAGTGACCGTATATTTTAGTATTTTTGCCAGAGAATCCATTTTGCTGCTCTCAGGTGAGGCGTTTCTGCCTGCAGTCGGTCCGATGATGATTTTAATGCCCACGGTGCTTTTGATCGGACTTTCCAACGTCACTGGAATTCAGATTCTGACTCCAAATGGACGAGAACGGGAAGTCATGTATTCCATCTGGGGTGGTGCGATTCTGGATTTTGTGCTGAATCTGATCGTGATTCCTAAATTTTCAGCAAATGGAGCCGCTTTGTCAACACTTTTGGCAGAAGGGATGGTTCTTCTGCTTCAATGTTGGTTCTTGAGAGATGTGTTGTGGAGTTATATCCGGCAAGTACAATGCTGGAAAATCGTAATTGCACTGGCAGTGGCATCCGTAATGACGATTCCTGTTAAGATATGGATCGATTCCGGAGTGTTTGTAACACTTCTTGTATCGGCAATCGTATTTTTCGGAGGATATGCAGTGGTTCTTCTGCTCCTGAAAGAACCTTTTGTATCTGAAATTCTAAACTCGGGGATTCATGCGATTGTCCGAAAAAAATAGACGATGAAAAGAGAGAGATACAGATAGAGTGAGGGAAAATATGAAAGAGAAGTTACTGGAAAATAAAAAGAAAGTACTGGAAAATTTATATCTGACAGTGTTTGCGGTGTTTTGCCTGTATTTCTTTATGTGGACAACAACTTTTTGGGTGTCATGGCCAGATTTTTTTGTCAGTGATCTTCGAACGGTCATGATTGCCTTGATCGTAGTAAAGGCAAGTGTGAGCGAAAAAAAATCCAATTGGAAAGAGCTTGTCTTTGAAATTGGTTTGATCGCAGTATTTTTGGCAGTAAAAAACAGAAATGGACAAGAAATTCTGCTGGATACATTGCTTTTGATTTTGGGAGCCAAAGAAATCGCGTCAGAAAAGTTGATTCGTGTGTATACCGTGACGATCGCAACCGCATTGTTTGTAACCATCGGAGCCTCTTTGCTGGGAATCATTGAAAATCTGTCCTATGCACAGCCGGGAAGAATGACCAGAATGGCATTTGGAATCGGTTATCCGACAGATTTCGGGGCACACGTACTCTTTTTATTACTCTGCTATTTTTATTTGAGAAGAAAAAAAATACAATATGTGGAATTGGCAATTACGGTTCTGATCGGCGGACTGATCTACATTTTTTGCGGAGCAAGAACAAATGCGTTGTGTATCTGGCTGTTGGCAGGTGTCCTTTTCTATACCAAAATCAGAAGAGACGATGCAAAAAAAAGGAAAAAAGAGTATGAGATGGCATCATGGTTTTCTGGTCTGCTTGCATCGGCAGGAACCATCTGTGCTGCGGGAATCCTGATTTTATCGATGCTTTATACAAAAGGAAGCAGTATATTTTTGAAACTGGACTCAATCTTGAGTCAGCGGCTTTCTTTTTCCAAAAAAGGGATGGAGGTCTATGGATTTTCCATATTCGGACAGTATATTCCCATGCAGGGCAATGGAGGAAGTACAGAGACACCATTGAATTACTTTTTCCTGGACAGTTCCTATATTTCCATTTTGCTGCAGTATGGTCTGATCATGTTCGTGATGATTCTCATTTTGTGGGGGATCATCGGATTGAGAGCAAGAAAAGAAAAAGACTGGGTGCTTTTGTGGATTCTTGCGATCATTGCATTTCAGAGTATTATGGAACAGCATTTGCTGGATATTTCATATAATCCATTTCTTTGGATTTTGTTTGCAGAAACAGGAAAGAAAAGAAAACAGAAAAAAATAAGTGGAGCAGAGAAGAATATATGAAAAAAATGGAAAAAAAATGGCCTTTTGTTTTCAATGGCATCGTCATATTCTGTTTGATCCTGCTGATTCTGGGAATGCGCTGGCAGGCGAAAAAGGAAGAGTCAGAAGTATTAAATGTTACAGAAAGTCTTCAGAAAGAAAGTGAGATCACTTCTTTTTCAGAGGAAGAAGAGGCAGTGTTATATATGTTGAGTGCCTTGAAAAAGAACGACCTTGATATGGCACTTAGAGGATGTGCAATTGATGAGACAGCTCTGCAGATCAATTTTGTAAAGACAGCAGAGGAACTCCCGGGGATGCAGCTTATAGATCTGCCGGCTCCAACATCAGATTATTCGTATTATTTTCCGCTTACATCGGCAGAAATGACCAAAGCATATATTGAGCAGTTTGAAGAATTGTCGACAGAAATTCCGGAGATAGAGACGTTGGAAGTGCTGGAGATTGCAGAGAAAAAGGAGAAAGAACGAGAAGAACAGCTGGCAGAGTGTCTGGCGGCTCAGGAAGTCAGTGAACTGGAAATTTATGTGAAATGTGGGGAACAGAGTTACAGACTGGGGTTTACGGCAGTACAATATGAGAAAAACTGGAAAATCCATTCACTAAAAGAAGGGCTTCTCTATGAAACGGATATACCTGCCTGTGTGCAGATGGAAGAGATGCGCGAGGCAAAAAAAACGTATGTGCTTCCAAATCAGCTGACAGGTGCCAATTATTTTCAGGCGATGCCAATTTCAGAAAAAACACCGCAGCGGGCAGTGGAGCAGTTTATTTATGCAATTGAAAAGGGGGATCTGACAAGAGCGCTGGCGTTTGCAACAACAGAATCCAGTCAGGATACATCCCCGGAACTGTTGAAAAAACAGGGAGAATATGCAAAAGAGTTAAAAACAATGCTGTATGGATTTTTAGGTACGGAAGATGCAAGATTGTACGGGAAAAGCGAAGAACAGCTGAATAAGCTGCGCGGAAAGTTGAACCCGGAATATATGGTATATCTGGATTTGATCAAAGTGATTCCAATAGAAACTGAGGAAAATACAGAGACAGTCAAACAATATGCCGGATTATATTCATACAACGGGAAAAATTATCTGACAGGCTATACCCTTTGCAGACAGGAGGATGGATGGCAGATTCAGTCATTGAGTGCACCGGCACTGTCTCTTGAATCCGGAGAAGTGATGCGGCTGTCAAAAGAAGAAAGCCGAAAAACATCCGAGCAAAGTGTGTTAAAGGCAGAAAAAAATGAAAGATAGACAATCAAAGGAGAAAACATGGATCAGAAAAAAGTAGTTGATTTTTTAGGAATACAGCTGAACAACCTGACGGCGGAGGAGATTTTGGATCATGTAGATCAGTGTATTGCACAGAGAAAAATCTGCCAGATCGTCGGAGTGAATGTGGATCAGGCGCTGCGGGTGATCGAAAATCCCGTTTCTAAAAAAATATTTGAGGATGCGGAAATCGTATTTACAGATGGAAAACCGATCATTTGGATGGCAAAATGGTTAAAACGTCCAATCGTTGAAAAAATTTCAGGTCCGGATTTAATGGAATTATTGTGTGAACGGGCTGCGAAAAAAGGATACCGGATATTTTTGCTGGGAGCAGGTCCGGGAGTAGCCGCAAATGCAGCCAAAAATCTGGAACAAAGATATCCGGGATTTCAGTGTGCAGGTACCTATTCCCCACCGATGGGGTTTGAAAAAGATCCAAAGGAGATGGAAAAAATCATCTCAATGTTAAAAGAATCTCAGGCAGATCAGCTTTTTGTGGGAATGGGTTCCCCGAAGCAGGATATTTTCATTTATGAAAATATGCAAAAATATCAGATTCCTGTGTCCTATTCTATGGGAGCGGCATTGGATTTTATCGGAGGAAGTGTAAAACGTGCGCCGAAATGGATGTGTGATTATGGGTTGGAATGGCTGCATCGCTGTATGACAAATCCAAAGCGTCTTGTAAAACGATATGTGGAAGATCTGCGGATTTTCTCTTATTACAGAAAGTTCCGCAGACAGGAGAAAAAAGCAGGTCGTCTTTAAAAAGTCGTGCCTGGGAAAGGAATTTGGCAGATATGATAAAAGTACTGGTGGTCGAAACGACAAAGTGTGGATATGATGGAATCACAAATGTGATCAAAAATTATTTTTTATATCAGGAAGATCCCGAAATCCAGATGGACCTGGTGACGATCAATGAAGCTGTTCCGGAATTGAAAACATTTTTGGAACAAAAAGGCCGGAGAAACTATCAATTGCCCTACCGGAATCGAAATCCGCTGAAATATGTGATGAAGCTGCGAAAAATCCTGAAAGAAGGAGGGTATCAGATTATCCATGTACATGGATGCAGTGGAACGATGGCAGTAGAAATGCTGGCGGCAAAATTAGCAGGGATCAAAGTAAGAGCTGCACATGCACATAGTACAGCATGTACACATACAACAAGTGACAAAATACTGCGCCCCTTCTTTTTGAAGTGGTGTAATTGCAGATATGCGTGCAGTGATGCGGCAGGAAAATGGCTGTACAAAGGGATGCCGTTTTCTCTGATTTCAAATGGGATCGATCTGGAAAAATTTCAGTATGATCCGGTTGTCAGAGAAAGGCTAAGAAACGAATATGACTTAGAGGACAAACTGGTTATTGGTCATGTTGGAAGGTTTTGTGAGGAAAAGAATCATAAAAAGATTCTGGAAATTGCAAAAGAGCTTCAAAAAAGGCATCAGAAGATAAAACTGGTGTTTGTAGGGGACGGACCGCTGAAGCAGGAAACCGAGGAGAAGGCCCGAGAGGACAAGCTGGATGTATTATTTGTGGGATTAAGTGATGTGGTAGAACAATGGCTTCAGGCAATGGATGTGTTTGTCTTTCCGTCTTTGTTTGAAGGATTGCCTTTGGGCCTGGTTGAGGCACAGGCAGCCGGACTTCCGTGTATTTTGAGCGACAGAATCGCTTCCATGACAAAGATTATTGATGAAGTTCAATTTTTAAAACTGGAAGCATCGGATCAAGTCTGGGCAGATGCGGTTTTGAAAGAAGCCGCGGAAAATGACAGAATAAAAAATCAGGAGAAGATTAAGCAGCAGTTGAGAGACAGGAATTTTGATATAAGGCTGAATTGTAAACAACTTGCAAAGCGATATCAGGAATTATGGAGAGGTGTGAACTAATGAAGATGAAATATTTGATTCTTGGAGCAGGACCTTCCGGTTTGACGCTCGCAAACAGACTGAAACAGATGGGAGAAACTTCATTTTTCGTATTGGAAAAAGAAAAAGAGGCCGGAGGACTTTGTCGTTCCACCCAGGTAGATGGTTCTCCGTTTGATATTGGAGGCGGACATTTTCTGGATGTGAGACGTCCAAAAGTGAACGAATTCCTGTTTCAATTTATGCCGGAGGAGGAGTGGGAAAAATTTGACAGAGACAGCAGGATTGCAGTCAACGGAGATGTGATCAGCCATCCGATCGAAGCAAATATCTGGCAGATGAAACTGGAAAATCAAGTAGAGTATTTAAAATCCATTGCAGTGGCAGGTTGTAACCTGAAAGAGGAAATGCCACAGGAGTTTGTGTCCTGGATCTACTGGAAACTGGGAGATAAGATCGCAGAGAACTATATGATTCCGTATAACCAGAAAATGTTCGGAGAGGATCTGAACCAGCTGGGGACATACTGGCTGGAAAAATTGCCAAATGTCAGCTTTGAAGAGACTCTTTTGAGTTGTCTGACGAAAAAAGCATATGGAGAGCAGCCGGGACATGCTCAGTTCTTTTATCCAAAAAAATATGGATATGGGGAATTATGGCTGAGAATGGCAGAAGAAATCAAAGGACAGATTAAGTACGATGCATCGGTTCACGCGATTGATTTTGATACCAATACAGTGACAACAAAAGAGGGGGAAACGTATTCTGCAGATGTGATCATTTCTACGATTCCCTGGATGGAATTTGCAAAGATCACAGGAATGCCGCAGGAGTTGAAGGAAAAAATCGGACATCTGAAATACAGCTCTGTTCAGACGGCGTATTTCCCGGACAATCTGGACACAGAAGCACAGTGGGTCTACTATCCGGATCCGGAACTGTCTTATCATAGAATTCTGGTGCGTCATAATTTCTGTAATGGAAGCAAAGGATATTGGACGGAATGTAACAGTACAAGAGTGGACGAAACAACAGAAAGTACCTTTCAATATATGAACCAGTACGCGTATCCGCTCAATACCATCGGGAAGCCAGAGATCATGAAGGAGTTGCTGGAGTGGGCAAAAACACGCCGCGTGTATGGTCTTGGAAGATGGGGAGAACATCAGCATTACAATTCCGATCTGGTCGTAGAACTTGCCCTGAAGATGGCAGAAGAATTAAACAGTGCACAATAAAACACGGGAGGAGTGTATAACGAAACAGCGTTATACCATCAAAACATGGAAAAAATACCGCATATTATTCATTATTGCTGGTTTGGGAGAAATCCCAAATCAGAATTGGTATTAAACTGTATAGAATCCTGGAAGAAATATCTTCCAGGCTATGAAATACGGGAATGGAACGAAGACAATTATGATGTGACACAAGTAAACTTTGTAAAGGAAGCCTATGAAAATCAAAAGTGGGCATTTGTATCAGATTATGTGAGATTTGATGTATTGTATCAGTTTGGTGGAATTTATTTTGATACCGATGTGGAATTGCTCAAGCCAATTCCGGAAGAAATCTTGGCGAAACGTGCGTTTACCGGATTTGAAAGTACAAAATTGATCAGTCCGGGTCTGGTGATGGGATCGATCAAAGGACTGAATCTGATTTCGGAGATTTTGGAAGAATATCAGAAATCCTCGTTTCTTGTAGACGGCAGACCGTGTTATAAGACTGTCAATGCATATACAAGCGAAGTGATGGGCAGACGAGGATTTCTGACAAATGGTGAATACCAGGAAATTGACGGCATTGCCGTTTATCCTACCGAATATTTTTGCGCTGTGGATCTGGATGTGCATGAAAAGGTAATTACAGATAAGACAATAGCAGTACATCATTATGCAGGATCCTGGCTGCAGCCATCCCTGAAAAGAAAAGTACAGAATGTATTGAAAAAGACAATCGGGGTAGAAAATTACCGGAAGTTGTTGCATTTGAAACGAAAGATCGTAAAAAAGGCAGATGGAGAATCAAAATGAAAGAACAGAAAGTTTATGTTGCAATTGTTACATATAACAGAAAAGAATATCTTTTGAATTTGCTGGAAGCATTGCAGCAGTCAGAGAAAAAGATATCAGGAATTCTGTTGCTGGATAATAAAAGTACAGATGGAACCAATCAGACATTGATGGAAATTGGATTTACAGAAAAAGATGACATAGGAGTTCTTCATGAAAACACATGGAAATCCATGAAAACATATTATTTCCGAAATACGGAAAATGCAGGAGGGGCAGGTGGATTTGCAAAATTGTTTGAACTTTCGATGTCGCTTTCCTGGGATTATCTGTGGGTGATGGACGACGATGTATATCCGGAACCGGACTGTCTGACCAATTTGCTGAAATACATTGGAAAAGATGCAGGGGTCTGTATCCCATCAAGAAGTGACGGCCGATATGAGGATGAAGTGGTAGTTGGAATCAATTTAAAAAGTGCATTCCGATATGCAGAAAAGAGAAAAAATGTGATCCGGGGCGGAAATTTGACACAGGACTATGTAGAAGTGGTAGATATGCCATTTGAAGGACCTTTGTTTACAAGGGAGATTGTGGAAAAAACAGGAGTTCCAGACAAAAATTATATCATTTTATATGATGATTCCGATTATGCAAGAAGAGCTTTGAACTATACCAAAATACGCTATATCCCGTCTGCAATGCTTCACAAAGCAATCATCCCGGTGAGGGATAAGAAGCAGTGCATGACCTGGAAAGATTACTACAGCTACAGAAATTCCATTCATTTTATTCATTTATACGGAGAAAGCTGGAGAGCAAAACACCTGTGTCCGATTTACATGGCAGCAGAACTGATCCTACGGGCGCTGGTCCGCAGAAAGTATTCCAATATCAAAGTAATCTTGCGGGCATACCGTGACGGGGTACATGAGAATATGGGAAAAACAGTGGAACCGGGAGCTTTTTAACAGGAAGAAAGAAGGGATAAAATGTGGAAACAGTGGAAAAAAGCGGCTGTGGTTTTGATGGCATGCACGATGCTTTTGAATATGACTGGCTGTAAAAAGCAGGAAGAGAAACTAAAAGAGCCTCAAACGGAACAGAAAACCAGGCAAAAGGATGAAAAAGAGGCAGAGAGCAAAGAGGAAACGATTCCGGCGAATCAAAATCTGCTGACCGGTCTTGCAGACCTGTCCGAGACAGCAATTGGAAAACGTCCGGTTGCAGTTATGGTGAACAATCATGAAGCGGCACGTCCGCAATATGGAATTGCACAGGCGGACATTCTATATGAGATTCCGGTGGAAGGCGATATTACAAGATTGATGGCTCTCTATGCAGACTATACGAAAGTTCCACAAATCTGTCCGATTCGAAGCTGC
This window of the Mediterraneibacter gnavus ATCC 29149 genome carries:
- a CDS encoding flippase; this translates as MKIHSVKYNFIMNAILTVAGIIFPLITFPYISRVLLVEGSGKVAFATSVVTYFTMFASLGIPTYGVRACAIVRDNKEKLSKTVQELLIISGGTTLLTYIVFGISLFVIPEFAQERTLLLIVGLGIGLNTIGVQWLYNALEQYSYITTCSILFKVIGMILMFLLVKESSDYQIYGGVYVIASFGSYVLNFICLRKFVTFQKTGTYQFKQHLKHIMVFFAMSAGASIYLNLDVVMLRFLQSNEAVGYYNAGIKVKTVLVTCVTSLGTVLLPRLSYYIETADKKAFQLMVGKAFRFVFVAASAVTVYFSIFARESILLLSGEAFLPAVGPMMILMPTVLLIGLSNVTGIQILTPNGREREVMYSIWGGAILDFVLNLIVIPKFSANGAALSTLLAEGMVLLLQCWFLRDVLWSYIRQVQCWKIVIALAVASVMTIPVKIWIDSGVFVTLLVSAIVFFGGYAVVLLLLKEPFVSEILNSGIHAIVRKK
- a CDS encoding WecB/TagA/CpsF family glycosyltransferase, whose amino-acid sequence is MDQKKVVDFLGIQLNNLTAEEILDHVDQCIAQRKICQIVGVNVDQALRVIENPVSKKIFEDAEIVFTDGKPIIWMAKWLKRPIVEKISGPDLMELLCERAAKKGYRIFLLGAGPGVAANAAKNLEQRYPGFQCAGTYSPPMGFEKDPKEMEKIISMLKESQADQLFVGMGSPKQDIFIYENMQKYQIPVSYSMGAALDFIGGSVKRAPKWMCDYGLEWLHRCMTNPKRLVKRYVEDLRIFSYYRKFRRQEKKAGRL
- a CDS encoding glycosyltransferase family 1 protein, coding for MIKVLVVETTKCGYDGITNVIKNYFLYQEDPEIQMDLVTINEAVPELKTFLEQKGRRNYQLPYRNRNPLKYVMKLRKILKEGGYQIIHVHGCSGTMAVEMLAAKLAGIKVRAAHAHSTACTHTTSDKILRPFFLKWCNCRYACSDAAGKWLYKGMPFSLISNGIDLEKFQYDPVVRERLRNEYDLEDKLVIGHVGRFCEEKNHKKILEIAKELQKRHQKIKLVFVGDGPLKQETEEKAREDKLDVLFVGLSDVVEQWLQAMDVFVFPSLFEGLPLGLVEAQAAGLPCILSDRIASMTKIIDEVQFLKLEASDQVWADAVLKEAAENDRIKNQEKIKQQLRDRNFDIRLNCKQLAKRYQELWRGVN
- a CDS encoding protoporphyrinogen/coproporphyrinogen oxidase — translated: MKMKYLILGAGPSGLTLANRLKQMGETSFFVLEKEKEAGGLCRSTQVDGSPFDIGGGHFLDVRRPKVNEFLFQFMPEEEWEKFDRDSRIAVNGDVISHPIEANIWQMKLENQVEYLKSIAVAGCNLKEEMPQEFVSWIYWKLGDKIAENYMIPYNQKMFGEDLNQLGTYWLEKLPNVSFEETLLSCLTKKAYGEQPGHAQFFYPKKYGYGELWLRMAEEIKGQIKYDASVHAIDFDTNTVTTKEGETYSADVIISTIPWMEFAKITGMPQELKEKIGHLKYSSVQTAYFPDNLDTEAQWVYYPDPELSYHRILVRHNFCNGSKGYWTECNSTRVDETTESTFQYMNQYAYPLNTIGKPEIMKELLEWAKTRRVYGLGRWGEHQHYNSDLVVELALKMAEELNSAQ
- a CDS encoding glycosyltransferase family 32 protein produces the protein MYNETALYHQNMEKIPHIIHYCWFGRNPKSELVLNCIESWKKYLPGYEIREWNEDNYDVTQVNFVKEAYENQKWAFVSDYVRFDVLYQFGGIYFDTDVELLKPIPEEILAKRAFTGFESTKLISPGLVMGSIKGLNLISEILEEYQKSSFLVDGRPCYKTVNAYTSEVMGRRGFLTNGEYQEIDGIAVYPTEYFCAVDLDVHEKVITDKTIAVHHYAGSWLQPSLKRKVQNVLKKTIGVENYRKLLHLKRKIVKKADGESK
- a CDS encoding glycosyltransferase — encoded protein: MKEQKVYVAIVTYNRKEYLLNLLEALQQSEKKISGILLLDNKSTDGTNQTLMEIGFTEKDDIGVLHENTWKSMKTYYFRNTENAGGAGGFAKLFELSMSLSWDYLWVMDDDVYPEPDCLTNLLKYIGKDAGVCIPSRSDGRYEDEVVVGINLKSAFRYAEKRKNVIRGGNLTQDYVEVVDMPFEGPLFTREIVEKTGVPDKNYIILYDDSDYARRALNYTKIRYIPSAMLHKAIIPVRDKKQCMTWKDYYSYRNSIHFIHLYGESWRAKHLCPIYMAAELILRALVRRKYSNIKVILRAYRDGVHENMGKTVEPGAF